AGACTCATGTCAGGTAGGCTGCTTCACTGAATCTGTCACTTGTTGGTCAATGTGTTTAGGGTTTTGTGAAATCCTCAGAcgtctcctctccatctcctcagGGTGACTCAGGAGGTCCAATGGTGAACCAGCAGGGCTCCGTCTGGGTCCAGTCTGGTATcgttagttttggttttggctGTGCTCGGCCCAATCTGCCGGGAGTCTACTCCAGAGTGTCCAGTTACCAGTCCTGGATCAACTCCCACATCAGCTCTGATAAGCCAGGCTTTGTCCAGTTCACCTCCAGTAGTCTGGATGCTGACAGCAGCTACACCTGTCCTGGACTGCCACCTCctgttattactactactactactactactactactactggtactactactactggtacttctactactactactactggtactactactactggtactactactactgcaggaCCAGACACAACTACAGATCCAGGATCCACAGCATCAAGTGCTAAATGTAAGTATCCTGACTACCACTGTACTCTGAATATTACATGTCATTTTGTTCTTTATTTGTAGAAAGACTGACAGTCCAGGGAACAAttggtacagtatatatgctgcTTCCAGCTCTTTCATGTAAGCATGTGGTGGCGAGCTGTCGGCTACAGTGTCTGTTGTAATGCTCTAATTTGGAGTCGCCAATGTCAGAAATGTGCAAACCATACTCATAGGGGCTTATAACTAATTATCATAGTAGTtagttatattgttttttgaaTACTTCAAAATAAATCTTTCTTATCACTGCTGCTCCCGGTTGCATTTAGTTTAAAAGCTTCTATATGTATTTTGAGACCATTTTGCTAATTTAAGAATGACTGTCTACTGTATATCCTGTTGTTTGCAGTGTGTGGCATCACTCCCCTGAACACCAGGATAGTTGGAGGTGAAGACGCTCCACCAGGAAGTTGGCCCTGGCAGGTTAGTCTGCAGAAATTTGGCAGCCATGTTTGTGGAGGATCCCTCATCAACAGAGAGTGGGTGATGTCTGCTGCTCACTGCTTCTCCAGGTGGGTAACTGCAACATAATAGAGGATAAAATGATTCATTCCTCGGTTTGACTTTCAGTCCACGTTCTTCCTAAAACCAacacatttttgtaatttttcctTCAGTACAAGTACGTCTGGATGGCAGGTTTCTCTCGGTCGTCAGAACCTGCAGGGCAAAAACCCAAACGAAAGGTCCAGAACTGTTGCCAAAATCATTTTGCATCCAAAATATGACAGTTCCACCAGCGACAACGACATTGCTCTGCTCAGACTCTCCAAACCAGTCAAATTCACAGACTACATCAGACCTGTGTGTCTGGCAGCCAGTGACAGTGTGTTCAACAACGGTACTGATAGCTGGGTCACTGGCTGGGGTGCAGTCGAGGAGGGAGGTGAGTCTGCTTGTTGCTGACAAATAGTTTGGTTGATGTGTCCTAAAAACAGTAGATGGATGTGTGAATTGTCTCTCTTGTTGTTGGTCTCTCAGTGTCATTACCGTTCCCTGAAACCCTTCAAGAAGTGGAGGTGCCAGTTCTGGGAAACAGACATTGTAACTGTCTCAATGGCGTCGGTACAGTCACAGACAACATGATCTGTGCTGGTGTTCTGGCCGGAGGCAAAGACTCATGTCAGgtaggctgcttcactgagtcTGTCACTTGTTGGTCGATGTGTTTAAGGTTTTTGTGAAATCCTCAGTCggctcctctccatctcctcagGGTGACTCAGGAGGTCCCATGGTGAACCAGCAGGGCTCCGTCTGGGTCCAGTCTGGAattgttagttttggttttggctGTGCTCGGCCCAATCTGCCGGGAGTCTACTCCAGAGTGTCCAGTTACCAGTCCTGGATCAATTCCCTCATCAGTTCTGATAAGCCAGGCTTTGTCCAGTTCACCTCCAGTGGGCTGGATGCTGACAGCAGCTACACCTGTCCTGGACTGCCACCtcctgctattactactactactactagtggtacTGCAGGACCAGACACAACTACAGACCCAGCAACTGAAACCACAGGTCTATGTTCCATGTCAAGTGCTAAATGTAAGTAACCAGAGTACCACGGTATTTTGAAtatacatttttctgtttttcatacAAATAATGAACAATTAACTATTTATAAAATTGGAATATTCACACTTTCTGCACAACCCAGtggtaaagtaaaataaaaatgacactgGCAGCCAACAGTGGAACTAAGCTAAAGTTAATTAAGTCTTtagatttgttattattatatttgtcaTTAATCTAATGtgaattgttctttttttttttttaattggacaATTCGGTTTCAAAACAGGCACAGTCTTTATGTTGAGGATGAGTGGTCGAGACAATGCTGTCTGGCATTGTGTTTCATTTGATACTGCCACTAGGAGTCATCAAAGTCACACAGGCTTTAATTAATTATACACATATTTAGTTTAAATTTGAGATTTTAAGATAACTTAGTAATGCATGTTTTTGTAAACAATGTTTATAAGTTTTACTTAATAAGTATGAATGACAAGGACAAACAATGTTCCCCTCCCCCTACCCTGCTTCCCCAGACCCCTCCCAATCACACAATAACGAAACATTACACGAACAATAACGTCATACTAACTAAAAGACGGATGGGTGACATAAACCCACACAGCAGCAATACAGTAGTtccaaaataaatatacaaataaaaaaatacaaaataaaaagttcaaataaaaatacaaataaataaaacatatgcCTACACTCTAGGAAGTACTCACAATGTAATTCATGTCTCACAGGTGATACTtatgtatattattttatgAAACTATAAGTTTGTATATTTATGTTAGAGTATCTCTAGCGCTTGCATTTCTAAGGAATGTAATAGTAATGCGTTTTTATCAGTGCTTCTCTATTTCCtgtgttgtgttatttttatgtatGGGTCAGCATGGTTGATTTAAGATCCAATTATTTCAACACCTTTATTTGCAGTGTGTGGCATCACTCCCCTGAACACCAGGATAGTTGGAGGTGAAGACGCTCCAGCAGGAAGTTGGCCCTGGCAGGTTAGTCTGCAGAAATTTGGCAGGCATGTTTGTGGTGGATCCCTCATCAACAGAGAGTGGGTGATGTCTGCTGCTCACTGCTTCTCCAGGTGGGTAACTGTAACATAATAGAGGATAAAATGATTCATTCCTCGGTTTGACTTTCAGTCCACGTTCTTCCTAAAACCaacacatttttgtcatttttccttCAGCACAAGTACGTCTGGATGGCAGGTTTCTCTCGGTCGTCAGAACCTGCAGGGCAAAAACCCAAACGAAGAGTCCAGAGCCGTTGCCAAAATCATTTTGCATCCAAAATATGACAGTTCCACCAGCGACAACGACATTGCTCTGCTCAGACTCTCCTCACCAGTCAAATTCACAGACTACATCAGACCTGTGTGTCTGGCAGCCAGTGACAGTGTGTTCAACAACGGTACTGATAGCTGGGTCACTGGCTGGGGTGCAGTCGAGGAGGGAGGTGAGTCTGCTTGTTGCTGACAAATAGTTTGGTTGATGTGTCCTATAAACAGTAGATGGATGTGTGAATTGTCTCTCTTGTTGTTGGTCTCTCAGTGTCATTACCGTTCCCTGAAACCCTTCAAGAAGTGGAGGTGCCAGTTCTGGGAAACAGACATTGTAACTGTCTCAATGGAGTCGGTACAGTCACAGACAACATGATCTGTGCTGGTGTTCTGGCAGGAGGCAAAGACTCATGTCAGGTAGGCTGCTTCACTGAATCTGTCACTTGTTGGTCAATGTGTTTAGGGTTTTGTGAAATCCTCAGAcgtctcctctccatctcctcagGGTGACTCAGGAGGTCCAATGGTGAACCAGCAGGGCTCCGTCTGGGTCCAGTCTGGTATcgttagttttggttttggctGTGCTCGGCCCAATCTGCCGGGAGTCTACTCCAGAGTGTCCAGTTACCAGTCCTGGATCAACTCCCACATCAGCTCTGATAAGCCAGGCTTTGTCCAGTTCACCTCCAGTGGTCTGGATGCTGACAGCAGCTACACCTGTCCTGGACTGCCACCTCctgttattactactactactactggtactactactactggtacttctactactactactactggtactactactactggtactactactactgcaggaCCAGACACAACTACAGATCCAGGATCCACAGCATCAAGTGCTAAATGTAAGTATCCTGACTACCACAGTACTCTGAATATTACATGTCATTTTGTTCTTTGTTTGTAGAAAGACTGACAGTCCAGGGAACAAttggtacagtatatatgctgcTTCCAGCTCTTTCATGTAAGCATGTGGTGGCGAGCTGTCGGCTACAGTGTCTGTTGTGATGCTCCCATTGGGAGTCGCCAATGTCAGATATGTGCAAACCATACTCATAGGGGCTTATAACTAATTAACATAGTAtttagatatatatttttttaatacttcaAAATAAATCTTTCTTATCACTGCTGCTCCCGGTTGCATTTCGTTTAATGGGGACCTTTtatacttttgtgttttttttctttactttagtgttatatagttttttgtgaatgtaaacggtctgcaaagttacaaagcccaaggtccacgccaaagggagttactctcccccactgaaacactgctcctaaactgcctgaaacaccttgcttgaagtcctgccttttcttccgtaacattgtgatgtcactaagtaacacatttgcataactgctagtttggcacaccctcaaacaaagctaattaGAGTGGAGCTACAAACCTAAACTACAattatgcacctgaaaataatcataatgggtcctctttaatagCTTCTGTAAGTATTTTGAGCCTG
The genomic region above belongs to Sebastes fasciatus isolate fSebFas1 chromosome 20, fSebFas1.pri, whole genome shotgun sequence and contains:
- the LOC141759030 gene encoding transmembrane protease serine 9-like — its product is MSAAHCFSSTSTSRWQVSLGRQNLQGKNPNEESRAVAKIILHPNYDSSTSDNDIALLRLSSPVKFTDYIRPVCLAASDSVFNNGTDSWVTGWGAVEEGVSLPFPETLQEVEVPVLGNRHCNCLNGVGTVTDNMICAGVLAGGKDSCQGDSGGPMVNQQGSVWVQSGIVSFGFGCARPNLPGVYSRVSSYQSWINSHISSDKPGFVQFTSSSLDADSSYTCPGLPPPVITTTTTTTTTTGTTTTVCGITPLNTRIVGGEDAPPGSWPWQVSLQKFGSHVCGGSLINREWVMSAAHCFSSTSTSGWQVSLGRQNLQGKNPNERSRTVAKIILHPKYDSSTSDNDIALLRLSKPVKFTDYIRPVCLAASDSVFNNGTDSWVTGWGAVEEGVSLPFPETLQEVEVPVLGNRHCNCLNGVGTVTDNMICAGVLAGGKDSCQGDSGGPMVNQQGSVWVQSGIVSFGFGCARPNLPGVYSRVSSYQSWINSLISSDKPGFVQFTSSGLDADSSYTCPGLPPPAITTTTTSGTAGPDTTTDPATETTGLCSMSSAKCK